In a single window of the Terriglobia bacterium genome:
- a CDS encoding class I SAM-dependent methyltransferase, with amino-acid sequence MNAKTLSSVESLDEPAKVRTATGPSLRLRCPVCGHSDPSLVLTRGALQERSCSYCGFTFAQEGGIWKALTPAREERFQQFMIEYETVRPRQGRGPAGAHYYLELPYRDVTGRNTWQWKIRSRSFRFFYQRILPWLEYRYKAGLDVLDIGAGNCWLSYRLALRGHRPTAVDLLTNALDGLGAAHHYLDFLPKPFDLFQAEMDRLPFDDGQFDLAVFNASFHYSENYARTLQEALRCLRRPGHLLVLDSRFYRDEESGQKMLEEKHLKFQSEYGFPSDSVRSREYLTPDTLDELARAHGIEWKQFEPWYGAAWALRPLKARLLRRREPAKYYVLWARLGDS; translated from the coding sequence ATGAACGCAAAAACTCTATCATCCGTCGAATCGCTGGATGAACCTGCAAAGGTCCGGACTGCGACTGGACCTTCCCTTCGCCTTCGCTGTCCTGTCTGCGGCCATTCGGACCCTTCGTTGGTGCTCACACGGGGGGCGTTGCAGGAACGTTCGTGTTCTTACTGCGGATTCACGTTCGCGCAGGAAGGCGGGATATGGAAGGCACTCACGCCGGCGCGCGAAGAGCGTTTCCAGCAGTTCATGATTGAATATGAAACGGTCAGGCCCCGCCAAGGGCGGGGACCGGCAGGCGCGCACTATTATTTAGAACTGCCCTACAGGGACGTCACCGGCCGCAACACGTGGCAATGGAAGATCCGCTCCCGAAGTTTCCGGTTCTTTTATCAGCGCATCCTGCCGTGGCTTGAGTATCGATACAAGGCCGGCCTGGACGTATTGGATATCGGCGCCGGAAACTGCTGGCTGAGTTATCGGCTTGCCCTTCGAGGACACCGCCCCACTGCGGTCGATTTACTCACCAATGCGCTGGATGGCCTGGGCGCGGCCCACCATTACCTTGATTTCCTGCCCAAGCCTTTCGACTTGTTCCAGGCGGAGATGGATCGGCTGCCTTTTGATGACGGACAATTTGACCTCGCCGTGTTTAATGCATCATTCCATTATTCGGAAAACTATGCCCGTACTTTGCAGGAAGCTTTGCGCTGCCTGCGCCGGCCCGGCCACCTGCTGGTCCTCGATTCTCGTTTCTACCGGGATGAGGAGAGCGGACAAAAGATGCTCGAAGAGAAACACCTGAAATTTCAGAGCGAGTATGGCTTTCCTTCCGATAGCGTGCGCAGCCGCGAATATCTGACCCCGGACACGCTCGATGAGCTCGCGCGGGCGCATGGCATCGAGTGGAAACAGTTTGAACCGTGGTACGGCGCGGCGTGGGCCCTCCGGCCGTTAAAGGCCCGCTTGCTGCGGCGGCGCGAACCTGCAAAGTATTACGTTTTGTGGGCCAGGTTAGGTGACTCATGA
- a CDS encoding radical SAM protein: MSNKVVLFFPPYAGLPLGPPLSLLSLASPLLEDGFQVSIVDGSVEPDFKRIVAREIKDAVCLGVSLLTGQMIRSAAEVARLVRELRPGLPIIFGGWHPSLLPAQTLSEPFVDVVVRAQGERTIVEIARLLSEGKSLDNVQGISRKLPDGIHHNPERPVENVNNLPAPAFHLGNFDAYEKITGGRKLPYASSVGCPYACNYCTDQVFYKRRFNAYSAGRVVQEVTELVSRYRLSEVAFLDSNLPVNIKRAVEIAQGFLESKARFRWTFQASTDLLCRMSDDEVRLLGKSGVTHMGFGTESASPEVLLLMNKKHQKIDEMYETARKSELAGIRVTFNLILGYPGETETDRVETFRVMSDIARRHSNVSFSPNIFTPYPGIPIWPELRAKGVHEPQSLEEWADVDLGSNHLPWLQGEELRRLKRMLEYFLLNNHIRRTAVKVPWMRGGIRRALGAPLRWRLQNNHYGFPWELWVARTTERLVTRRSLLTGQSLGHGMQEVC, from the coding sequence ATGAGCAACAAAGTAGTCCTTTTTTTCCCCCCCTACGCAGGCCTGCCGCTTGGGCCGCCGCTGAGTCTCCTCAGCCTGGCATCGCCATTGCTTGAGGATGGGTTCCAGGTCTCGATTGTGGACGGGTCAGTCGAGCCCGATTTCAAACGCATCGTGGCTCGGGAAATCAAGGATGCCGTCTGCCTTGGGGTTTCCCTGCTGACCGGCCAGATGATCCGCTCGGCTGCCGAGGTCGCGCGGTTGGTCCGCGAGCTTCGCCCGGGACTTCCCATCATTTTCGGAGGATGGCACCCCAGCCTTCTGCCGGCACAAACTCTCAGCGAACCTTTCGTGGATGTTGTAGTAAGGGCACAGGGCGAACGCACCATCGTTGAAATTGCCCGCCTTCTGAGTGAAGGGAAATCTCTCGATAATGTCCAGGGAATTTCTCGCAAGCTCCCAGATGGGATTCATCACAACCCCGAGCGTCCGGTTGAAAACGTCAACAACCTTCCTGCGCCCGCGTTCCACCTGGGAAACTTTGATGCGTACGAAAAGATAACGGGCGGTCGTAAGCTGCCCTATGCATCGAGCGTCGGGTGTCCCTACGCGTGCAACTATTGCACCGACCAGGTCTTCTACAAACGGCGCTTCAACGCCTACAGCGCCGGCCGCGTGGTCCAGGAAGTCACCGAGCTGGTTTCGCGTTACCGCCTCAGCGAGGTTGCATTCCTGGACTCAAACCTCCCGGTCAATATAAAGCGGGCGGTCGAAATCGCACAGGGCTTTCTCGAATCCAAAGCCAGGTTCCGCTGGACCTTCCAGGCATCAACGGACCTGTTGTGCCGCATGAGCGACGATGAGGTCCGGCTGCTGGGCAAGTCGGGCGTGACGCACATGGGCTTCGGTACGGAGTCCGCGTCGCCCGAAGTACTTCTCCTGATGAACAAGAAGCATCAGAAGATCGATGAGATGTACGAAACCGCCCGCAAATCGGAGTTGGCAGGCATCCGGGTGACCTTCAACCTGATACTCGGATACCCGGGAGAAACGGAGACCGACCGGGTGGAAACCTTCCGTGTTATGAGCGACATTGCCCGGAGACATTCCAACGTCAGTTTTTCTCCAAACATTTTTACGCCTTATCCCGGAATTCCGATCTGGCCGGAACTCCGGGCCAAAGGGGTGCATGAGCCGCAGTCGCTCGAAGAGTGGGCCGATGTGGACCTTGGAAGCAATCACCTGCCGTGGCTCCAGGGAGAGGAACTCCGCCGCCTGAAACGAATGCTTGAGTATTTTCTGCTCAACAACCACATCCGCCGGACGGCGGTGAAGGTCCCCTGGATGCGAGGAGGAATCCGAAGAGCACTGGGGGCGCCCTTGCGGTGGCGGCTGCAAAACAACCACTACGGTTTCCCGTGGGAGCTTTGGGTGGCCAGGACCACCGAACGCCTGGTGACTCGCCGGTCGCTGCTGACCGGGCAATCACTCGGCCACGGGATGCAGGAGGTCTGTTGA
- a CDS encoding class I SAM-dependent methyltransferase, with protein sequence MTSSSGTTMTGSTAFDEVAETYDASFTNSPIGSAQRKAVWKEIDRTFTAGQQVLEINCGTGIDALHLAARGVHVTACDSAPRMIAVARRRADPGAMSATINFRVLANEQIGILKCEGPFDGILSNFSGLNCIPDPSVLAGDLAQMVKVRSKMVLCLFGRFCAWEVFWYLSRGNIRKAVRRLMPGRQSAALSAGSEIKVWYHSVRQLKKAFIPHFRLLAWKGVGVTVPPSYLDFLAAGYPRLFRFASEIDPWLGECPGFRAMADHMLLVFERTER encoded by the coding sequence ATGACTTCGTCTTCTGGAACCACCATGACCGGGTCAACAGCTTTCGACGAAGTTGCTGAGACGTATGATGCCAGCTTCACAAATTCACCCATCGGGTCCGCGCAGCGTAAGGCGGTTTGGAAGGAAATTGACCGGACTTTCACAGCCGGGCAGCAGGTGCTGGAAATCAACTGTGGAACCGGGATAGACGCATTGCACCTGGCAGCGCGAGGCGTTCACGTGACGGCATGCGATTCGGCGCCACGGATGATTGCGGTTGCGCGGCGGCGGGCGGACCCTGGCGCGATGTCAGCCACAATCAATTTCAGAGTGCTGGCCAACGAGCAGATCGGAATTCTGAAGTGCGAAGGGCCTTTTGATGGAATCCTCTCAAACTTCTCAGGGCTGAACTGCATTCCCGATCCATCCGTCCTGGCCGGCGACCTGGCCCAGATGGTAAAAGTACGGAGCAAGATGGTCCTGTGCCTGTTCGGGCGTTTCTGCGCCTGGGAAGTTTTCTGGTATCTCTCGCGAGGCAACATCCGCAAGGCAGTACGGCGGTTGATGCCAGGAAGACAGTCCGCTGCTCTTTCTGCCGGCTCCGAAATCAAGGTCTGGTACCACTCTGTACGGCAGTTGAAGAAAGCCTTTATCCCTCACTTTCGGCTGCTGGCATGGAAAGGTGTGGGAGTGACGGTCCCGCCTTCGTATCTGGATTTTCTTGCGGCCGGCTACCCACGCTTGTTTCGCTTCGCATCCGAAATCGATCCCTGGCTTGGCGAATGCCCCGGCTTTCGTGCGATGGCTGACCACATGCTCCTTGTTTTTGAGAGGACCGAACGATGA
- a CDS encoding radical SAM protein — translation MADVLLTHSYHLYYDRKQVRKMQPYPPLGTLYAAALLRQKGFSVALFDSMLNDPAEGFPEALRKHRAKVVVIYEDNFNFLSKMCLSRMREVAFEMIDAARMAGATIVVHGSDSSDHCSEYLARGADYVLAGEAEWTLLEVVESLARGLKRDAMSIPGVVFAPSGDGRVVRSSRRPLMRDLDQLPFPARDLVDMDRYRHAWREAHGFFSLNLVSSRGCPYRCNWCAKPIYGDSFHARTPEAVAEEMWQLRERFGADHLWFADDLFGINNRWIQNFASHVRQRSSAIPFKVQARADLMRKEETVAALARSGCAEVWMGVESGSQKVLDAMDKGIRLEQVLRARHNLKQHGIRAGFFLQFGYPGETWTDIQKTINVVREVRPDDIGVSVSYPLPGTRFYQRVREELGTKSNWVDSDDLSMMFKGAYTSEFYRELRDALHAEVESWGSPDEWKFSLRDRSTPAARLGTNQVAELWNRVEQLEPACRNSDATLLPVLACSAMGCD, via the coding sequence TTGGCTGACGTCTTACTGACCCACTCCTATCACCTCTATTACGACCGCAAGCAGGTCCGCAAAATGCAGCCGTACCCTCCCCTGGGCACGCTCTATGCGGCCGCTCTGCTCAGGCAGAAGGGATTCTCCGTCGCTCTGTTTGACAGCATGCTCAACGATCCAGCAGAGGGATTTCCAGAGGCGCTGCGAAAGCATCGTGCGAAGGTCGTAGTGATCTACGAGGACAATTTCAATTTTCTTTCCAAGATGTGCCTGAGCCGCATGAGAGAAGTTGCCTTCGAAATGATCGACGCTGCCCGCATGGCCGGCGCAACGATTGTGGTGCATGGATCGGATTCCTCGGACCACTGCTCTGAGTACCTGGCCAGAGGCGCGGATTACGTCCTCGCGGGCGAGGCCGAGTGGACGTTGCTCGAAGTCGTCGAGTCTCTGGCCAGAGGTTTGAAGCGGGACGCGATGAGTATTCCTGGCGTCGTGTTCGCGCCGAGCGGCGACGGGCGAGTGGTTCGCTCGTCGCGCAGGCCGCTGATGCGGGACCTGGACCAGCTTCCTTTTCCGGCGCGAGACCTGGTCGATATGGACCGCTACCGTCACGCCTGGCGCGAAGCGCATGGCTTCTTTTCGCTCAATCTGGTGTCTAGCCGTGGCTGCCCCTACCGCTGCAACTGGTGCGCGAAGCCGATCTACGGCGATTCTTTCCATGCCCGGACCCCCGAGGCTGTGGCCGAAGAAATGTGGCAACTCCGCGAGAGGTTTGGGGCCGATCATCTCTGGTTCGCAGACGACTTGTTCGGGATCAACAACCGCTGGATCCAGAATTTTGCCAGCCACGTCCGGCAGCGGAGTTCCGCCATTCCTTTCAAGGTGCAGGCAAGAGCAGACTTGATGCGAAAGGAAGAGACAGTTGCGGCCCTTGCAAGGTCCGGCTGCGCGGAGGTTTGGATGGGAGTGGAGTCCGGATCACAGAAGGTCCTGGATGCCATGGATAAGGGGATTCGCCTCGAGCAGGTCCTTCGTGCACGCCACAATTTGAAACAGCACGGCATTCGCGCCGGCTTCTTCCTTCAGTTCGGTTATCCCGGCGAGACCTGGACCGACATTCAGAAAACCATAAACGTGGTCCGCGAAGTCCGCCCGGATGATATCGGCGTCTCGGTTTCCTACCCGTTGCCAGGGACCAGGTTTTACCAGCGCGTTCGCGAAGAGCTGGGGACCAAGAGCAACTGGGTGGATAGCGATGACCTCTCCATGATGTTCAAGGGTGCTTATACGAGTGAATTCTATCGTGAGCTTCGGGATGCGCTTCACGCAGAGGTGGAGTCCTGGGGTTCGCCGGATGAATGGAAGTTCAGCCTGCGGGACCGATCGACGCCCGCGGCCCGCTTGGGCACCAATCAGGTTGCGGAACTCTGGAACAGGGTCGAGCAACTCGAACCGGCGTGCAGGAATTCCGACGCCACCCTGCTGCCTGTTCTGGCCTGCTCCGCCATGGGATGCGATTGA
- a CDS encoding class I SAM-dependent methyltransferase has translation MPGGKETVQSGVDLNHPDRTLPPADAYALWAQTYDRGPNPLLALEEREMPPLLPNLQGAFVLDVACGTGRWLNLLLARGARQGIGFDLSLEMLGQARRKRALQNGIVRADCTAIPIAAGIADLAVCSFAASYVADLRLLGSELSRVLRKGGRVILSDLHPAGLEKGWRRTFRHGAEVVEISNFRLSLDHLCNTFREHGLKLERLISPCFGEAERPIFRSCGKEHLFEQSRSEPAIFIGSFRLGSTDLPGNR, from the coding sequence ATGCCGGGAGGAAAGGAAACGGTGCAGTCCGGCGTGGACCTCAATCACCCCGACCGCACTCTGCCGCCCGCCGACGCGTATGCGCTTTGGGCACAAACGTACGACCGCGGTCCCAACCCGCTCCTGGCGCTGGAAGAACGGGAGATGCCTCCCCTGCTTCCCAATCTTCAGGGAGCGTTTGTACTGGACGTAGCTTGCGGAACGGGCCGGTGGCTCAACTTATTGCTGGCTCGAGGAGCGCGGCAAGGGATCGGGTTTGACTTGTCCCTCGAGATGCTCGGGCAGGCCCGGCGAAAGCGCGCTCTGCAAAACGGAATTGTCCGCGCCGACTGCACGGCCATTCCAATTGCAGCCGGCATTGCGGACCTGGCGGTCTGCTCCTTCGCGGCAAGTTACGTGGCGGACCTCCGTCTTCTGGGTTCTGAGCTTTCGCGCGTTCTGCGAAAAGGAGGGCGCGTGATCCTGTCAGACCTGCATCCCGCGGGCCTGGAGAAGGGCTGGCGGCGCACCTTCCGCCATGGCGCGGAAGTGGTCGAGATCTCGAACTTCAGGCTCTCACTCGATCACCTCTGCAACACCTTCAGGGAACACGGCCTCAAGCTTGAACGACTGATCAGCCCATGCTTTGGCGAAGCAGAACGGCCCATTTTCAGGAGCTGCGGAAAAGAACACCTGTTTGAGCAGTCGCGGTCGGAACCGGCAATTTTTATCGGCTCTTTCAGGCTTGGCAGCACTGACCTTCCCGGTAACAGATGA
- a CDS encoding radical SAM protein → MIVFYNPRATRPRNRRFPLSILALAAVLEGREEYAIVDGNLDPSPVQTLMGLLARNRVDLLAVTVMPGPQLSPAIRACREARLAFPRVPIVWGGYFPSIYTDAALNADYVDFAVRGQGEETLLELLDALREKRSLEDIRGLSYKDASGKHHHNPERRMKGPDAFPWYPYHRLPARDYIRPSFFGRRTAAHHASIGCPFNCSFCGVVPAYGAIEKMESPERTEAILRHLARDYDVDSVQFYDMNFFLREDHARELADRMTPLNLGWWCEARIDIMLRYSDATFEAIRRSGCRMIFFGAESGSDWVLKEMNKKLKSEQTIELARRIRQFGIIPEFSFVIGNPKDPERDTRECLRFIRRIKQLNPASEIIIYHYTPVPQRERMYGHVEDQIAFPATPDEWATERWYNFTIRKDPATPWMKPTTKRRIDNFRLVVSSRWPTVQDPRLPNWGRRLLRFLSAWRYRLSFYSFPYELRATQRLINLRKPEAESL, encoded by the coding sequence ATGATCGTCTTTTACAATCCACGCGCGACAAGACCGAGGAACCGGCGGTTCCCCCTATCGATTCTGGCGCTCGCGGCCGTGCTGGAAGGGCGTGAAGAGTACGCCATTGTGGACGGAAACCTCGACCCTTCCCCTGTGCAGACGTTGATGGGTCTCCTGGCCCGGAACCGCGTCGATCTTCTGGCGGTCACGGTGATGCCGGGCCCGCAGCTTTCTCCTGCAATAAGAGCGTGCCGTGAGGCCCGCCTGGCATTTCCACGCGTTCCCATCGTCTGGGGCGGTTATTTCCCGTCCATATACACCGATGCAGCTTTGAACGCGGACTATGTTGATTTTGCGGTCCGCGGCCAGGGCGAGGAAACTCTGCTTGAATTGCTGGACGCGCTGCGGGAAAAGAGGTCGCTGGAAGATATTCGCGGCCTTTCATACAAGGATGCCTCCGGGAAGCATCACCACAACCCCGAGCGGCGGATGAAGGGCCCGGATGCATTTCCGTGGTATCCCTATCACCGCCTTCCAGCCAGGGACTACATTCGGCCTTCTTTTTTCGGCCGCCGAACGGCAGCGCACCACGCGAGCATCGGGTGTCCGTTCAACTGCAGCTTCTGCGGGGTTGTTCCGGCTTACGGGGCCATCGAGAAGATGGAGTCTCCAGAGCGGACGGAAGCCATCCTGCGCCATCTCGCACGCGACTACGACGTGGACTCGGTGCAGTTTTATGATATGAATTTTTTCCTGCGGGAAGACCATGCCCGGGAGCTTGCGGACCGCATGACTCCGCTCAATCTTGGCTGGTGGTGTGAAGCCCGAATCGACATTATGCTCCGTTACTCGGATGCGACATTTGAGGCGATTCGCAGATCAGGGTGTCGGATGATTTTCTTTGGGGCTGAGTCGGGGTCGGACTGGGTCCTGAAAGAGATGAACAAGAAGCTGAAGTCGGAGCAGACAATAGAACTTGCCCGGCGCATCCGCCAGTTCGGCATTATTCCGGAATTCTCGTTCGTCATCGGCAATCCGAAAGACCCGGAACGCGACACGCGCGAATGCCTTCGCTTCATCCGCAGGATCAAGCAATTGAATCCCGCTTCGGAAATTATCATTTATCACTACACGCCGGTCCCGCAGCGCGAACGAATGTACGGCCATGTCGAGGACCAGATTGCCTTCCCGGCCACGCCGGACGAGTGGGCCACCGAGCGCTGGTACAACTTCACCATTCGGAAGGACCCCGCCACGCCCTGGATGAAACCCACCACAAAACGCCGGATTGATAACTTCCGCCTGGTTGTAAGCTCCCGATGGCCGACGGTCCAGGACCCCCGGCTTCCGAACTGGGGACGCCGTCTGTTGCGGTTTCTGAGCGCGTGGCGATACCGACTGAGTTTCTATTCTTTCCCTTACGAACTGCGAGCGACGCAGAGGCTGATCAACCTTCGAAAGCCGGAGGCAGAGAGTCTTTAA
- a CDS encoding radical SAM protein has translation MDLLLTHGYFLEEDAKEQAIMKPYVPLGILYLASHLRSRKFDVEVFDTTFASRNDLLEILRSSGPSVVGVYANLMTRPSVVRILQAAREAGWKTIVGGPEPASYVDEYLAAGADVVVIGEGEITLEELVPILRSGSFHLLSGVSGIAFRGDDGRVHRTLPRPQIPNIDAQPWPSRESVEIERYLRTWRENHGTGSVSLITARGCPYECQWCSHAVYGRTHRRRKPASVVDELEWVLDRYSPDMIWMADDVFTIHHGWLFQYAAEMKRRGLRVPFECISRADRLNPQVVGLLSELGCFRIWIGSESGSQRILDAMRRGVSVEQVQSAVQLCKANGIQTGMFLMWGYEGEELTDIEATIDHVKRSDPDVFLTTIAYPIRGTPYFEKVADRVTALTAWAEGSDRDFRIHGRHSRRFYQSVNQLLRAEVGVQRMAGPNAVGTPSELVALRQQIDRAREEMKLSFAEVEA, from the coding sequence ATGGATTTGCTTTTAACCCACGGATACTTCCTGGAGGAAGACGCCAAAGAGCAGGCGATCATGAAGCCCTACGTTCCTCTGGGCATCCTTTACCTGGCTTCGCACCTGCGCTCACGAAAGTTCGACGTCGAAGTCTTTGACACGACGTTTGCCTCCCGAAACGATTTGCTGGAAATTCTGCGCAGCAGCGGACCGTCCGTCGTGGGTGTTTACGCAAACCTTATGACGCGGCCAAGCGTGGTCCGGATTCTCCAGGCGGCCAGGGAAGCCGGCTGGAAAACCATTGTCGGAGGGCCGGAACCTGCTTCCTACGTAGATGAGTATCTCGCGGCCGGCGCCGACGTGGTTGTCATCGGAGAAGGTGAGATCACTCTTGAGGAACTCGTGCCGATCCTGCGGAGCGGGTCATTCCATCTTCTGAGCGGCGTGAGCGGCATCGCTTTTCGAGGAGATGACGGCAGGGTCCACCGTACGCTGCCCCGACCGCAGATTCCGAACATCGATGCCCAACCATGGCCCAGCCGTGAGTCGGTGGAGATCGAGCGTTACCTTAGAACCTGGCGCGAAAATCATGGCACAGGCTCCGTGTCCCTGATCACGGCCCGCGGTTGCCCCTATGAGTGCCAGTGGTGCAGCCATGCGGTGTATGGCCGCACGCACCGCCGGCGAAAGCCCGCTTCGGTGGTGGATGAACTCGAATGGGTCCTCGACCGTTACAGCCCGGACATGATCTGGATGGCCGATGACGTTTTCACCATCCATCACGGCTGGCTGTTTCAATACGCGGCGGAGATGAAGCGTCGCGGTCTCAGGGTTCCCTTCGAATGTATCTCGCGCGCTGACCGGCTGAACCCGCAGGTCGTGGGGCTTCTTTCGGAACTTGGCTGTTTCCGCATCTGGATCGGCTCGGAGAGCGGGTCGCAGAGGATCCTGGACGCGATGCGCCGGGGCGTTTCAGTCGAGCAGGTGCAGTCTGCCGTGCAACTGTGCAAGGCCAATGGCATCCAGACGGGCATGTTCCTGATGTGGGGCTACGAAGGCGAGGAACTGACCGATATTGAAGCCACCATAGATCATGTCAAGCGCAGCGATCCTGACGTTTTTCTCACAACGATTGCCTACCCGATTCGTGGTACTCCCTATTTTGAAAAAGTGGCAGACCGGGTAACTGCGCTCACGGCGTGGGCGGAAGGGTCTGACCGGGATTTCAGAATCCACGGGCGGCATTCCCGTCGCTTTTATCAGAGCGTGAACCAGCTCTTGCGGGCTGAAGTCGGGGTACAGAGGATGGCCGGACCCAATGCCGTCGGAACGCCTTCTGAGCTGGTTGCTCTTCGGCAACAAATCGATAGAGCACGCGAGGAAATGAAGCTTTCATTCGCGGAAGTCGAGGCGTAG
- a CDS encoding amidohydrolase family protein codes for MMWTVKNSVRSRQASDPGDSSSLLLSGGWLALNALASIRADLEISNGRIVRLIDRGRKEHAPEQAGPNARRTEISVVGCLVLPGLINSHDHLEFNLFPRLGRGPYPNFEKWADDIFHPESPPVCEHLAVPKPVRLWWGGLKNLLSGVATVCHHNEYEKGVFGADFPVRVVQRYGWAHSLRFGKNVREAFLSTPPGAPFMIHLAEGSDRRSGDEIFELDRLGALDSRTVIVHGVGLTERGHELRRQRGAALVWCPTSNRFTLGTTLEAAVLGGQDRISLGSDSALTAEGDLLDEIRAAHSEGMDLGQIYSMVTGSAAGVLRLQNGEGKAGPGSNADLLVVKRMDSSPAETLLGTRLDSIEMVMVSGKPRLVSASMAVRCPPDLLNGFEDIDVEGTSCFVRAPVRQLLRDTVAHLGANVRLAGKRVSA; via the coding sequence ATGATGTGGACTGTCAAGAATTCAGTTCGTTCCCGGCAGGCATCAGACCCCGGCGATTCATCTTCTCTGCTGCTTTCGGGAGGGTGGCTGGCGCTTAATGCTCTGGCCAGTATCCGAGCCGACCTGGAAATCTCCAACGGGCGCATCGTGCGGCTGATCGACCGCGGCCGAAAGGAACACGCCCCGGAGCAAGCAGGTCCAAACGCCCGGCGCACGGAGATTTCCGTTGTGGGTTGCCTGGTTCTGCCAGGCCTGATCAATTCGCACGATCATCTGGAATTCAACCTGTTCCCGAGATTGGGCCGCGGTCCTTATCCTAATTTCGAAAAATGGGCGGACGACATCTTTCACCCGGAAAGCCCGCCCGTTTGCGAGCATCTTGCGGTTCCCAAGCCGGTGAGGCTTTGGTGGGGAGGGCTTAAGAACCTGCTCTCCGGGGTCGCCACCGTCTGCCACCACAACGAATACGAAAAGGGCGTTTTTGGCGCTGATTTCCCGGTCCGTGTTGTCCAGCGGTACGGCTGGGCCCATTCGCTGCGGTTTGGAAAGAATGTCAGAGAAGCATTCCTTTCAACGCCACCGGGTGCGCCGTTCATGATTCATCTCGCGGAGGGTTCGGACCGGCGGAGTGGAGACGAAATTTTTGAGCTCGATCGCCTCGGAGCGCTCGACTCGCGGACGGTCATCGTCCACGGAGTCGGGCTCACAGAGCGCGGGCATGAACTTAGGCGGCAGCGCGGCGCGGCGTTGGTGTGGTGCCCAACTTCCAATCGCTTCACACTTGGAACCACGCTTGAGGCGGCCGTATTGGGCGGGCAGGATCGCATTTCATTAGGGAGCGATTCGGCCCTCACCGCCGAGGGAGATTTACTTGATGAGATCAGGGCGGCGCACAGCGAAGGCATGGACCTCGGGCAGATTTATTCCATGGTCACCGGATCGGCCGCCGGCGTTCTGCGACTTCAAAATGGCGAGGGGAAAGCCGGGCCCGGTTCGAACGCCGATCTGCTGGTTGTGAAGCGGATGGACTCGAGCCCGGCGGAAACATTGCTCGGCACGCGCCTCGACTCGATCGAGATGGTGATGGTTTCCGGCAAACCCCGCCTGGTTTCGGCGAGCATGGCCGTCAGGTGTCCGCCTGATCTCTTGAACGGATTTGAGGACATCGACGTCGAGGGGACCTCCTGCTTTGTGCGCGCTCCGGTTCGGCAGCTTTTGAGAGACACTGTCGCGCACCTGGGCGCGAATGTACGACTGGCTGGAAAGCGGGTAAGCGCATGA